Within Oncorhynchus masou masou isolate Uvic2021 unplaced genomic scaffold, UVic_Omas_1.1 unplaced_scaffold_2154, whole genome shotgun sequence, the genomic segment TGGGAAGTCTGGAGGAGAAAATGAAGACAGTTTGTGACATCTAGATTAACACCCACAGCTCATGTTGTGGTGACATTGAGCTGTTCATGGCATGTTATTTAGCACATGCTGACTGGGGTCCTTCCACTCCAGAGGGGGTTACTACGAAGCAAGggtcaatgagttagccagctaactaaatATTCTAAAATAATGTTTTATTAATAGAAAACGAGCTTAAAATGACATGGTCTAATTGACTGAACAACCAAAAACACACATTGAAGTTGAGCTTTCTTAATGAATCAGAAAATCAATGGTTATTTCTAGTTGTTTATCAAAGTTAGCTGTAGTATACCCCTTTGTTGTTTTTCAAGCTAATGCTAAGATGTAGGTCAGTAAACAAAGCCATATTTGGGTTGCTGACTCTCAGAACCAATAGATGATTTGCTAGTGACATAAACAGATGAAATTCATACATTTCTAATATCCTCTCTATACACTACTTACATCCCACGACAAGGATCACTGCCGGACCAGGGGAATCCTCTCTATACACTACTTACATCCCACGACAAGGATCACTGCCGGACCAGGGGAATCCTCTCTATACACTACTTACATCCCACGACAAGGATCACTGCCGGACCAGGGGAATCCTCTCTATACACTACTTACATCCCACGACAAGGATCACTGCCGGACCAGGGAATCCTCTCTATACACTACTTACATCCCACGACAAGGATCACTGCCGGACCAGGGGATCCTCTCTATACACTACTTACATCCCACGACAAGGATCACTGCCGGACCAGGGAATCCTCTCTGCCGCTCACCACACAGGAGTAGCTGCCTGCATCTTCCCTGCCTACCGGGTCTAGTTCCAGGTAGTTGGCCATAACCTTGACCTTGTTGGTGTAGTTCAAAGGCTGTTTGTCCCTGTACCAGGTGTAGGTGGGATTTTCACTCAATAAGCAGGAGCCACAGGTAAGGTCTGCCCATTCGCCGTCCAAAGCTAGGTCAGGGGTCAAATCAACATGGAGCCCTGGGTAGAGTGGGGGTCATTTTAATTTGAGATTTGATTTCAAACAAAATAGCTTTATTAGATCAAGTCAAACCCAGGAAAATAACAGACAGTAACATAAAGAATAAAACATTCTCCTCCCAAAGCTTCCTACAAGAATCTCCTATTTTATTGTTTCTTAAAATTACAGATGAAGCCAATGTTTTATTCAATGTGAGTAATCCGCTGATGGATGATGGACAGCGGAGATGATTGTCCGTCTAAAAGATGCATCTGCTTTTCAAAAAGAATAGAGGACCAagtcactcttcatataattaattaacatgcctttattagtatggcatgttcaatggaaacagagTTGAAAAACTCTTACGCGTTTtggctgcatggccttcgtcagggaaGTGGAAGTGataatacaatgtcctcttttgaacagctttttCCCCTAAAAAATAAGCTTttcaaaagaggacattgtattatCATTTCGTTCTCTGATGAAATCCATGCAGCTGAAACGCGTTGGAGTTTTTAATCTTTGTTTTATATGAAGAGGGCCTTGGTCcacctttctttttgatgaccaatttaccccttttaccaaagagcaccttcagTCTACCAACATCTACTATTGTGCACCTTAGCAGCGCTTCCCTTCTATTTCTATGCACAGGCTTTTGTCGGCCTTTGTGAAGACTTTGTGCGTATGCAACTCGTCCAAAAATAGCTGACTTGAGTTGAACATTGACGGACAGCGATTTTCTCCATATTCATGTGGATGAATTCATGCCGTGGCCTTACCTGTCACATTCAACCTGACTCCTGGATTCCCCATCCATCCCCCAGGATTCACGTCAGTCCCAAACAGGAAGCTGTAGGATCCTGAATCgctctctctcaggtctgtgattctcAGTGTACAGAGTTGGTTACTGTCCCCTAGATACT encodes:
- the LOC135533008 gene encoding natural cytotoxicity triggering receptor 3-like produces the protein VLDTQPGNLVTWYSNLVIILLVTTGCLGQDNGSVTYTPRRVCSLEGSSVTMPCSYTFPKGHKVTTAFWFKGQVPGAESLDLNLNPEYKGRVEYLGDSNQLCTLRITDLRESDSGSYSFLFGTDVNPGGWMGNPGVRLNVTGLHVDLTPDLALDGEWADLTCGSCLLSENPTYTWYRDKQPLNYTNKVKVMANYLELDPVGREDAGSYSCVVSGREDSLVRQ